A region of the Sphingobium yanoikuyae genome:
CTGCAGCGGCGAACCCGCCAGCAGGCCGACGACCAGGCCGCCGATGATGCCGGTGATCAGGCCTTTTTCCGGCGGCACGCCGGAGGCAATGGCGATGCCCATGCACAGCGGCATGGCCACCAGGAACACGACGATCGACGCCGTGAAGTCGCGGCTGAACGTGCCGCCGGAAAAGGCCTTCAACATGATTTACTCCGCAGCTTGTGCGATGAGCGATTCGCCGGCCAGGCGACGCCCATGCGGCAGCGCCACGGGCAGCTTCTGCCCTTCGCGCAGCACCGAGAAACGGCCGGTTTCGCCGTCCAGACCCAGGACCTGGCCGGCATGGATGTCGACATACCAGCCATGCAGGGCGATCTCGCCGCGGGCGATGCCCGACGCGACCGACGGATGGGTGCGCAGGTGCGACAGCTGTACGACGACATTTTCCAGCGCCATGTTGCGCAGCTTTTCGGCGGCATCCAGGTCGGCAGGATAGGATTCGCGGCACAGCTTCTGCGCGGCATGACTGTGGCGCAGCCAGGCGGCGACATTGGGCATGCCGGTCAGGTCGGCGTCGGTGGCCAGCGCCTTCATCGCGCCGCAGTCGCTGTGACCGCACACGATGATGTCGCGCACGCCCAGCACCATCACGGCATATTCGACCGTGGCGGTCACGCCGCCCAGCTGGCTGTCATGCGGCGGCACGATGTTGCCGGCGTTGCGGCAGACGAACAGGTCGCCCGGCTGGGCCTGCATGATGTGCTCGGGAACGATGCGCGAGTCGGCGCAGGAGATCATCAGCGCCTTGGGGCTCTGACCATGGCTGGCCAACTGATTGTAGAGCGTGCTTTCGTTCGGGAAGACCTTGGTCTCGAAACTGAATACACGACCGATAAGCTCGTTCATGGCTTTCATCCTCTTATTACTATTGCGTTGCCGGTCAGGGGGCGGACCGGCCTAGCTTGCAAAATACGCAGCAGATTTTGCTGCGGCGCAGCGGAATTGTTAAAAATCATGTCTGGGATGCAAAGCGCCCGACAGGCGCGCCAAATGGCGGAAAACCGCCATCAGCGCGTCTTTTCGGGAGGTCAGCGCCGGTCGACGACCGCGCTGAACATGTATCCGACGCCACGAACAGTCACGATCGCGGCAGGCCGCCCCTCATGGGACAGCTTGCGCCGCAACCGGCTGATCAGCACGTCGACACTGCGGTCGGACGAGGGCGCGTCGCGCACGCCCGCCAGTTCCATCAGCCGCGCACGGGCAATCACCGCCTGGGCATGATCCAGCAATACGGCGAGCAGCGAAAATTCCGCTGCCGTCAATTCGACCAGCGCGCCGGCCGGGTCGGTCACTTCGCGCCGGGCGAAATCGACTACCCAGTCGTCGAAGCGCGCCTGGGTCTGACGCCGCAGGCCCAGCGCCCGCTCGCTGCGCCCGCGCCGCAGCACGGCGCGCAGCCGCGCCGCCAGTTCGCGGGTCGAATAGGGTTTGGCCATGTAATCGTCGGCGCCCAGCTCCAGGCCGACCACCCGGTCGACCTCGCTGCTGTCGGCGCCGACCAGGATGATCGGCACGTCGCTACGCTCGCGCACGTCACGGCACAGGTCCATGCCGTCCGGCCCGCGCAGTCCCGCATCCAGCACGACCGCGCCGACCGGCATCCGGTCCATGGCACTGAATATATCGCTCGACGAGGCCGCAGGCAGAGCGCGAAACCCGCTCTGCTCCAGGAATTCGCGCACCTTGTGCCGCAAATCCTGCTGCGTCTCGGCGACCAGTATCAGCGGTGGACTCATCAGCCCTTCACGGTCAGCGCGCGTACGCTGTCCAGTTCATTCACCAGCACGGCACGGTCCTGCTGCGCGACCGACACGGCCTCGGCATTGCGGGCGCTGGCATAGCGGGCGACCTCTGCGTCCACCTGGCTGCGGGCAGCGGCGCAGGTGCCGGCATAGCTGCCCGACAGCGGGGCGAAGCGATGGACCGCCTTGCCGAAGGCCGGCACCGACTGGCCCTGGGCCGCGACGGCGCGGTCGACGCGCACATCAGCCTGCCAGCGGCAGACCGGGATGGCGTTGCGATTGCCGAAGCGCGGCTCGACCTGGGTGAAGCGCACCGACGATGCGGTGTGATAGCTGGCTGTATAGGCCTGGGCGCCGTGGGTCAGTTCGGCGCTGTGGATCGGGGTGGACGAAGCGGCGAGCGCCGCGACACTGGCAAGGATCGGCAACATGGGTGGCTTCCCTTCGAAACAGACAATATCCAGCAATAAGCGGGATCCTTCCGACGGGTTTAGGCAGGGAGAATGTCTCCCCAATATGCCGAACGTTACAAATTATTGCTGTGTCGCAGCATGCCGTCAAGCGACCCCTGCGATCACCGGACTGGCCTGAAGCGGTCGCGCCACCCCCGACAGGGCCTCGATCAGCCCAGAAAGCCACAGCGCATCGGCCACGGCGCGGTGCCGCGCGGTATGCAGCGCATCGGCATGGGCCATGGCGGCCGTGATCCGCGGCTCGTCCGCGCCCCATTCATCCAGCAACAATGAGACATGATCGATCGCGAACGGCGCCACCACGGCCTGCGTATCGGCCAGCGTCTGCAGCCAATATTGGTCGATCACACTGTCGGCGACCACGCGGCAGCCGGCCACTGCGGCCGCCAGCTGCGCCAGCACCAGGTCCGCCGGCTCGCCCTCCGCCTCGATCCGGGCGCGCGACAGGCCGTGCAGCGCCTCGGCTTCGGCGGTCCAGTCCCAGCCGGCCCAGGCTGCATGCGGTCGAATGATCCAGCTGCGGGCAATGCCGCCGCCCGCTATGCCCACTTCGATCGGGAAGGATCGTCCGTGCCGGGGCAGGCACGACGCCTCGAAATCGATCGCCATGATGGTCAAAGGCTCTCTCCGAATAATTCCACGTCCGCCCCATTTTTGGGTCTGGCCGTCCACGTCTGATACGCCCCTGTCTCCTCCAACTATGTCAGGCCGATGTCATTGGCCATCAGGATTTTCGGAAAAGATGCGAACCGACCGTCCGGTGCGACCGGTGCGACCATCGCACCGGATTTCAACCGCCTATGGCCAGCGGCTTGCATTGCCGCTACCCCGTCACGATGACGGACGGACGACTGCGGGACGCGAACGACTGATGTGGGTGTTGCTGGGCATCGCCCTGATCGTCGCGGGCTTCGTGCTGCGCTTCAATCCGCTGCTGGTGATCCTCGCCTCGGCCATCGCCACCGGCCTTGCCGCCGGGCTCGATC
Encoded here:
- a CDS encoding carbonic anhydrase, encoding MNELIGRVFSFETKVFPNESTLYNQLASHGQSPKALMISCADSRIVPEHIMQAQPGDLFVCRNAGNIVPPHDSQLGGVTATVEYAVMVLGVRDIIVCGHSDCGAMKALATDADLTGMPNVAAWLRHSHAAQKLCRESYPADLDAAEKLRNMALENVVVQLSHLRTHPSVASGIARGEIALHGWYVDIHAGQVLGLDGETGRFSVLREGQKLPVALPHGRRLAGESLIAQAAE
- a CDS encoding winged helix-turn-helix domain-containing protein — translated: MSPPLILVAETQQDLRHKVREFLEQSGFRALPAASSSDIFSAMDRMPVGAVVLDAGLRGPDGMDLCRDVRERSDVPIILVGADSSEVDRVVGLELGADDYMAKPYSTRELAARLRAVLRRGRSERALGLRRQTQARFDDWVVDFARREVTDPAGALVELTAAEFSLLAVLLDHAQAVIARARLMELAGVRDAPSSDRSVDVLISRLRRKLSHEGRPAAIVTVRGVGYMFSAVVDRR